The genomic interval CGATGAGATCGTTCATCGCCGGCGCGCTGCCCTTGTAGGGCAGGTGCACCATCTTGATGCCGGCGTTCGACTTGAACAGCTCACCGGCGAAATGCGACACCGTCGCGACGCCGAAGGATGCCAGCGACAGCTTGTCGGGATTGGCCTTTGCTTCAGTGACCAGTGCAGGCACGTCCTTGATCGGGTTGTCCTTGGTGGTGACCAGCGCCAGCGTGATCTTGCCGACCTGTCCGAGCGGCTCAAAATCTTTGGCCGCGTCGTAGGGCACGCTCTCCTTCACGGCCGCCGGCAGCGTGAAGCTCGAGTTCGAGCTGAAGAACAGCGTGTACCCGTCGGGCGCCGCGCGCGCGACCTCCTTGGCTGCGATCGTGGTGCCGCCACCGGGACGGTTCATGATGATGACGGGCTTGCCGAGCCGGGTTTCCAGCTCGCTGCCGATGATGCGGGCCACCACGTCGGAGGCGCCGCCCGGCGGGAACGGGCAGATCAGTTGCAGGGACTTTTCCGGATAGGTCGCTTGGGCGGACGCAAGCGAGTGGGTGCCGATCGAGCCGATCAATGCGAGCGCCACCGTGAGAGCCGTTGTTTTCATCGCGTCGTTCTTCCGTGGTTGAACGTTTCAATCGAAAGCCAAGAATCCCGGCTTGCCCGCAATCGGCGGCTGGCGGCCGAGCCAGGCGATGTCGGGAAGCGGGCGGGCGGTGTCCGGATTGGCCGCAAGCACCGCCTCGATCTCGCGCGCCACCGCGAGCGTGGCGAGATCGCCGCCGCGCGGGCCGATCACCTGGATGCCA from Bradyrhizobium arachidis carries:
- a CDS encoding tripartite tricarboxylate transporter substrate binding protein — translated: MKTTALTVALALIGSIGTHSLASAQATYPEKSLQLICPFPPGGASDVVARIIGSELETRLGKPVIIMNRPGGGTTIAAKEVARAAPDGYTLFFSSNSSFTLPAAVKESVPYDAAKDFEPLGQVGKITLALVTTKDNPIKDVPALVTEAKANPDKLSLASFGVATVSHFAGELFKSNAGIKMVHLPYKGSAPAMNDLIGKHIQYHVDTVIAVKPQIEAGTVKVLAVFSGKRTPFLPDVPTLAELGYGSIDFSSWGAVVAPKGLPPAVRDKLTATLEEIINSPSVVERFTKVGFEPGFARFDDWAGAVTKETAEMKDIAQKAGIKEE